The Salvelinus alpinus chromosome 21, SLU_Salpinus.1, whole genome shotgun sequence genome has a segment encoding these proteins:
- the jam3a gene encoding junctional adhesion molecule 3B, translated as MALQRLTAVFILYSILGYIPSRGVILRTTDKTVWANEFEPIELTCLIESISTNNPRIEWKKIKNGVPSYVYFQNQISGDLEHRAQLIQPANLLILNTSRADTAEYRCEVAAIDDHKHFDEILISLAVRVKPVVPRCSVPVAVTVGTSSELRCLENEGFPASQYRWFRNNEELPQDPKSSPKFINSTYSINADTGGLKFRRMRKEDAGEYYCQAKNEAGHAQCPAQLMEVYDVDIVGIFLKVLAALAGFTIVMVGVYHAHKHGCFSSGKDHTGTNYKPPAADDGVEYAEADEGHFRHKSSFII; from the exons ATGGCGTTACAACGACTGACGGCTGTGTTCATCCTTTACTCGATTCTCG GCTACATTCCATCACGTGGAGTAATCCTCCGAACCACAGACAAGACTGTGTGGGCAAATGAATTTGAAC CTATTGAGTTGACCTGCTTGATAGAGTCCATCTCAACAAACAACCCCAGAATCGAATGGAAGAAAATCAAAAACGGTGTCCCTAGTTATGTGTACTTTCAAAATCAAATTTCGG GGGACTTGGAGCACAGAGCCCAGCTGATCCAGCCGGCTAAcctactgatcctcaacaccagcCGTGCAGACACTGCAGAGTACCGCTGTGAGGTCGCTGCCATTGATGACCACAAACACTTTGATGAAATTCTAATCAGTCTTGCTGTCAGGG TAAAGCCTGTGGTGCCCAGGTGCAGTGTGCCTGTGGCAGTGACTGTTGGCACGTCCTCTGAGCTGCGCTGCCTAGAGAACGAGGGCTTCCCTGCCTCACAGTACCGCTGGTTCCGCAACAACGAGGAGCTTCCCCAGGACCCAAAGAGCAGCCCCAAGTTCATCAACTCCACCTACTCCATTAATGCTGACACGGGTGGTCTG AAATTCCGCAGGATGAGGAAGGAGGATGCGGGGGAGTATTACTGCCAGGCAAAGAATGAAGCTGGACATGCACAGTGTCCCGCACAGCTGATGGAAGTCT ATGATGTTGACATAGTGGGGATTTTTCTGAAGGTGTTGGCGGCATTGGCCGGATTCACTATTGTGATGGTGGGGGTTTATCATGCACACAAACATGGCTGCTTCTCCTCCGGCAAGGATCACACAGGAACCAA ctacAAACCGCCAGCGGCAGATGATGGTGTTGAATATGCCGAAGCAGATGAG GGTCACTtccggcacaaatcatcatttaTAATTTGA
- the LOC139548091 gene encoding vacuolar protein sorting-associated protein 26B-like produces the protein MSFFSFGQSAEIDVVLTDAETRKKAEHKTEDGKKDKYFLFYDGETVSGKINVTLKNPGKRLEHQGIKIEFVGQIELYYDRGNHHEFVSLVKDLARPGELTQSQTFDFEFTHVEKPYETYTGQNVKLRYFLRATVSRRLNDISKEMDIVVHTLSTYPELNSSIKMEVGIEDCLHIEFEYNKSKYHLKDVIVGKIYFLLVRIKIKHMEIDIIKRETTGTGPSVYHENDTIAKYEIMDGAPVRGESIPIRLFLAGYEMTPTMRDINKKFSVRYYLNLVLIDEEERRYFKQQEITLWRKGDVVRKSMSSQATIGAQRFEGSASSESALEKAAREDSG, from the exons ATGAGTTTCTTCAGTTTTGGCCAAAGTGCAGAAATTGATGTAGTTCTGACTGATGCTGAGACGAGAAAGAAGGCTGAACATAAGACTGAAGATGGGAAGAAGGACAAATATTTCCTATTTTATGACGGGGAGACTGTGTCTGGAAAGATCAACGTTACActgaagaaccctgggaaaaGACTGGAACATCAAGGGATCAAAATCGAATTTGTAGGCCAGATTG AGCTGTATTACGACAGAGGAAACCATCATGAGTTTGTCTCCCTGGTGAAAGATCTTGCAAGGCCTGGAGAGCTTACTCAGTCACAGACCTTCGACTTTGAGTTCACCCATGTTGAGAAGCCCTATGAGACCTACACAGGCCAGAATGTGAAGCTGCG GTATTTTCTGCGTGCCACGGTGAGCAGGAGACTGAATGACATCAGTAAAGAGATGGATATTGTGGTGCACACACTCAGCACGTACCCAGAGCTCAACTCGTCAATAAAAATGGAAGTTGGGATTGAAGACTGTCTCCACATTGAGTTTGAGTACAACAAATCCAA GTACCACCTGAAAGACGTAATTGTGGGTAAGATCTACTTCCTGCTGGTGCGGATTAAGATAAAGCACATGGAGATTGACATCATCAAACGGGAGACAACTGGCACCGGTCCTAGTGTATACCATGAAAATGACACCATCGCCAAATATGAGATCATGGATGGGGCTCCTGTCCGAG GAGAGTCAATTCCAATCCGGTTGTTTCTGGCTGGCTATGAGATGACCCCCACCATGCGAGACATTAATAAGAAGTTCTCTGTGCGTTACTACCTTAACCTGGTGCTGATTGATGAGGAGGAGAGACGCTACTTCAAACAGCAG GAAATCACACTGTGGAGGAAAGGGGATGTGGTGAGGAAGAGCATGTCGAGCCAGGCCACCATCGGAGCCCAGCGGTTCGAGGGCTCAGCCAGTTCCgagagcgctctggagaaggcgGCGAGGGAGGACAGCGGCTAA
- the thyn1 gene encoding thymocyte nuclear protein 1, which yields MAPKMRTRGTTRTLQSSNDEETKTNAHSEDSPLEVGQAVRGKRKASGSGKTGKQESSKAKKSPERPQYCHWLMKSEPESRLENGIDVKFGIEDLKTLPNQTGCWDGVRNYQARNFMRDMKEGQHAFFYHSNCKEPGIAGVMKIVKESYVDHTQFDKKDVHYDASSKADNPKWSMVDVQFERMLKRFIPLSELKKIHLQHKAKGGSLNGMSLFTRARLSVQPLTSEEFEFVLSLEDNDPL from the exons ATGGCACCTAAAATGAGAACCCGTGGAACCACAAGAACACTACAATCCA GCAACGATGAAGAGACAAAAACTAATGCCCACAGTGAGGACTCCCCATTGGAGGTTGGTCAGGCAGTCAGGGGGAAGAGGAAAGCTTCAGGTTCAGGAAAGACTGGAAAACAGGAGAGTTCAAAGGCAAAAAAATCACCTGAACGACCACAGTATTGTCACTGGCTGATGAAGTCAGAGCCAGAGAGCCGCTTGGAAAATGGCATAGATGTCAAG TTTGGGATCGAGGATTTGAAGACTCTTCCCAACCAAACTgggtgttgggatggtgttcggaACTACCAAGCCCGTAACTTCATGCGAGACATGAAAGAGGGGCAGCATGCATTCTTCTACCACAGCAACTGCAAGGAGCCTGGAATAGCTGGAGTTATGAAG ATTGTAAAGGAGTCCTATGTGGACCACACTCAGTTTGACAAGAAAGATGTCCATTACGACGCCTCCAGCAAGGCAGACAACCCCAAATGGAGTATG GTTGATGTCCAGTTTGAGAGGATGTTAAAGCGCTTCATTCCTCTGTCTGAGTTGAAGAAGATCCACCTGCAGCACAAGGCCAAAGGCGGGTCCCTGAATGGCATGTCTCTCTTCACCAGGGCTAGGCTGTCTGTCCAGCCCCTCACCAGTG aGGAATTTGAATTTGTCCTGAGTTTAGAGGACAATGACCCACTGTGA